One part of the Gracilinanus agilis isolate LMUSP501 unplaced genomic scaffold, AgileGrace unplaced_scaffold51820, whole genome shotgun sequence genome encodes these proteins:
- the GADD45A gene encoding growth arrest and DNA damage-inducible protein GADD45 alpha isoform X2 → MTLEEFAAGEQKPEGMDKVGDALEEVLSKALSQRSITVGVYEAAKLLNVDPDNVVLCLLAADEDDDRDVALQIHFTLIQAFCCENDINILRVSNPGRLAELLLLGTGGPASAAAAAAAAEQPPDLHCVLVTNPHSSQWKDPALSQLICFCRESRYMDQWVPVINLPER, encoded by the exons ATGACTTTGGAGGAATTCGCGGCCGGAGAACAGAAACCTGAAGG GATGGACAAGGTCGGGGACGCCCTGGAGGAGGTTCTCAGCAAAGCCCTGAGTCAGCGAAGTATCACGGTCGGGGTCTACGAGGCTGCCAAACTTCTCAACGT GGACCCGGACAACGTGGTGCTGTGCCTGCTGGCCGCGGACGAGGACGATGACCGGGACGTGGCCCTGCAGATCCACTTCACCCTCATCCAGGCCTTCTGCTGCGAGAATGACATCAACATCCTGCGGGTCAGCAACCCCGGGCGCCTGGCggagctgctgctgctggggACAGGTGGTCCGGCTAGCGCCGCcgcggccgccgccgccgccgaaCAGCCCCCCGACCTGCACTGCGTCCTGGTCACG AACCCGCACTCGTCCCAGTGGAAGGATCCAGCCTTGAGCCAGCTGATCTGCTTCTGCCGGGAGAGCCGCTACATGGACCAGTGGGTCCCGGTGATCAACCTCCCCGAGCGGTGA
- the GADD45A gene encoding growth arrest and DNA damage-inducible protein GADD45 alpha isoform X1 — protein MTLEEFAAGEQKPEGDPDNVVLCLLAADEDDDRDVALQIHFTLIQAFCCENDINILRVSNPGRLAELLLLGTGGPASAAAAAAAAEQPPDLHCVLVTNPHSSQWKDPALSQLICFCRESRYMDQWVPVINLPER, from the exons ATGACTTTGGAGGAATTCGCGGCCGGAGAACAGAAACCTGAAGG GGACCCGGACAACGTGGTGCTGTGCCTGCTGGCCGCGGACGAGGACGATGACCGGGACGTGGCCCTGCAGATCCACTTCACCCTCATCCAGGCCTTCTGCTGCGAGAATGACATCAACATCCTGCGGGTCAGCAACCCCGGGCGCCTGGCggagctgctgctgctggggACAGGTGGTCCGGCTAGCGCCGCcgcggccgccgccgccgccgaaCAGCCCCCCGACCTGCACTGCGTCCTGGTCACG AACCCGCACTCGTCCCAGTGGAAGGATCCAGCCTTGAGCCAGCTGATCTGCTTCTGCCGGGAGAGCCGCTACATGGACCAGTGGGTCCCGGTGATCAACCTCCCCGAGCGGTGA